The following proteins are encoded in a genomic region of Tenebrio molitor chromosome 7, icTenMoli1.1, whole genome shotgun sequence:
- the LOC138135663 gene encoding uncharacterized protein — translation MAFTEQHKVFMVMSYFRNGVKIDGVWQYSLALCMEEFGEEFPDIAVEYTQFRQTLNICLKNFQENGSVGRKPGSGRPKKRTPEVIEEARQAMEEAPGTSIEHLSQQLGVSVGTCHSIVKKDLHLFPYRLTSVQELHPADLPQRLEYCQWFLNTLDVHLDKTFYTDVAYFHLSRYVNSQNTRMWSSENPHFFIETPQYPQKVGVWAAISQRRIIGPIFFEGNINAARYRNEILTPFLNQLHDDELVYGYFQQDGATAHTTRATIDFLAEFYDNRIISRNTPNNWPPRSCDLTPCDFFLWPHIKNSIYTTPINDLAELRNRITQKINEINNNPIVLENVTNAIRRRTRLCLQEQGAHFQHLL, via the exons ATGGCTTTCACTGAACAACATAAAGTCTTCATGGTAATGTCATACTTTCGAAACGGTGTGAAAATCGATGGAGTTTGGCAGTATTCCCTTGCGTTATGTATGGAAGAGTTTGGAGAAGAATTCCCAGACATTGCAGTGGAATATACGCAGTTTCGACAAACTTTAAACATATGCTTAAAGAATTTCCAAGAAAATGGATCTGTGGGACGAAAACCTGGAAGCGGCAGGCCAAAAAAAAGAACTCCAGAAGTGATTGAAGAGGCGAGACAAGCAATGGAAGAAGCCCCAGGCACTTCAATTGAACATTTGTCACAACAACTTGGTGTGTCTGTTGGTACCTGTCATTCAATTGTGAAAAAAGATCTTCACCTATTTCCCTACCGTCTCACATCTGTGCAAGAATTACATCCAGCTGACCTCCCCCAAAGATTAGAATATTGTCAATGGTTTCTGAATACTTTAGATGTTCACCTTGATAAAACCTTTTACACTGATGTAGCCTACTTTCATCTTAGTAGATATGTCAACTCTCAAAATACAAGAATGTGGAGTTCAGAAAatccacattttttcattgaaacacCCCAGTACCCCCAGAAAGTAGGCGTTTGGGCTGCTATTAGCCAACGCAGAATTATTGGTCCAATCTTTTTTGAAG GAAATATCAATGCTGCAAGAtacagaaatgaaattttgactcCATTTTTAAATCAGCTACATGATGATGAGTTAGTTTATGGCTACTTTCAGCAGGATGGTGCTACAGCTCATACCACAAGGGCTACAATAGATTTTTTGGCCGAATTTTACGACAACAGAATTATAAGCCGTAATACACCAAACAACTGGCCCCCTAGATCATGCGATCTCACTCCTTGTGATTTCTTCTTGTGGCCACacatcaaaaattcaatttacacAACACCCATAAATGATTTGGCAGAACTACGAAATAGGATAACacagaaaattaatgaaattaacaataatcctattgttttagaaaatgtaactAATGCAATTAGACGAAGGACTAGGTTGTGTTTACAAGAACAGGGTGCACATTTTCAACACTTACtctaa